The following coding sequences lie in one Thermodesulforhabdaceae bacterium genomic window:
- a CDS encoding RsmE family RNA methyltransferase gives MTRQVFFLPSGIADKVDEEIVLPADLSHQIVRVLKLEKGDLIELKDESGRTWRAQITHVSKKGVRVTLLDEVFHAAESPLEVTLFMAIARSDRVDLAIRQATELGVKEIVLFPSARSPYRLEKLKVQDRVSRWSKIAQEAVCQCRRVKVPNIWYGNGLDEILDYAENGEDYNILKLVASEMDELPGVGAFFQSGIKPSSVAVAIGPEGGWAEEELSAFKSRKWVPISLGPRILRYETAMVAIVVLCQFLWGDMR, from the coding sequence ATGACCAGGCAGGTTTTTTTCTTACCTTCAGGTATTGCAGATAAAGTCGATGAAGAAATCGTCCTTCCCGCGGATCTTTCTCATCAGATTGTCAGAGTCCTTAAATTGGAAAAAGGGGATTTAATAGAATTAAAAGATGAAAGCGGACGGACCTGGAGAGCTCAAATTACTCATGTGTCAAAAAAAGGGGTTCGAGTTACATTGCTGGATGAAGTCTTCCATGCCGCCGAATCTCCCCTTGAAGTTACGCTGTTTATGGCAATTGCAAGATCAGATAGGGTTGATCTTGCAATACGACAGGCTACCGAGCTTGGAGTCAAAGAAATAGTGCTGTTTCCGTCTGCTAGAAGTCCCTACAGACTCGAGAAGTTAAAAGTTCAAGATAGAGTTTCAAGGTGGAGTAAGATAGCTCAGGAAGCTGTCTGTCAATGTCGAAGGGTAAAAGTTCCCAATATCTGGTATGGAAATGGGCTAGATGAAATTCTTGATTATGCGGAAAATGGTGAAGATTATAACATTTTGAAACTTGTTGCTTCCGAAATGGACGAGTTGCCCGGTGTTGGGGCTTTTTTCCAAAGCGGCATTAAACCTAGTTCAGTAGCTGTTGCTATAGGACCAGAAGGTGGATGGGCAGAAGAAGAACTATCCGCTTTTAAAAGCAGAAAATGGGTTCCGATATCTCTTGGTCCAAGAATTTTAAGGTATGAAACGGCTATGGTAGCAATAGTAGTTTTGTGTCAATTTTTGTGGGGTGACATGAGATAG
- a CDS encoding flippase-like domain-containing protein — MAQIRKNLRISISLIFGIFILWVTFHHADIRLFYHNLKELNWLWVTLSFLCAMASYICIAGVLQSLLTALHYYLKPVDVFNIALVSTVANYALNIGGISGLAIKIYLLSRRKILPSHTLSLSLIHGFFTNTIAVFFIFAGFTVFYSHYSFGMAKKDILIWIAWVVIAALMATFIWMGFFIVNASVRFATLNFLMRLYHRVSTRIKLLARKAELLESTFENFNKSMDLVVKNIRQILYASLYALADWIFMFACLKTSFLAVHCPAKLGILAIGFCVSLFTSIIAIIPGGLGIMEGSMVSIFYLLGLEYEKSLVAVLIYRVLYYLVPMIIGGLIFLSELSNFRKSG, encoded by the coding sequence TTGGCTCAAATAAGAAAAAACCTGCGCATCTCGATTTCTTTAATCTTTGGAATTTTCATACTATGGGTAACTTTTCATCATGCAGACATCAGACTTTTCTACCACAATTTGAAAGAACTAAACTGGCTGTGGGTAACACTATCTTTTCTCTGTGCCATGGCGAGCTATATCTGTATAGCCGGAGTTCTCCAGAGCCTTCTGACCGCTTTGCACTACTACCTCAAGCCGGTTGATGTTTTCAATATAGCTCTAGTTTCAACAGTTGCCAATTACGCTCTAAACATAGGTGGAATAAGCGGTCTTGCGATAAAAATTTACCTTCTCTCGCGAAGAAAGATTCTTCCATCACATACGCTCTCCCTATCTCTCATCCATGGATTTTTTACTAATACCATAGCCGTTTTTTTCATCTTTGCTGGTTTCACAGTTTTCTACAGCCATTACAGCTTCGGTATGGCTAAAAAAGACATTCTGATATGGATTGCGTGGGTTGTCATTGCGGCTCTTATGGCAACTTTTATCTGGATGGGCTTCTTCATAGTAAATGCTTCAGTGCGTTTTGCTACATTAAATTTCTTAATGAGACTTTACCATAGAGTATCTACTCGTATTAAACTTCTTGCAAGAAAGGCTGAACTATTAGAATCCACCTTTGAAAACTTTAACAAAAGCATGGATCTCGTAGTAAAAAATATCAGGCAGATTCTCTATGCCAGCTTATATGCTTTGGCAGATTGGATATTTATGTTCGCTTGCTTAAAAACATCTTTCTTGGCTGTTCATTGCCCAGCAAAACTTGGTATTCTTGCCATTGGATTCTGCGTAAGTCTTTTTACTTCTATCATCGCCATTATTCCCGGTGGACTGGGGATTATGGAAGGCTCAATGGTAAGTATCTTTTACCTGCTGGGACTCGAATACGAAAAAAGCCTTGTAGCCGTTCTCATCTACAGGGTTTTATACTACCTCGTCCCCATGATTATCGGAGGACTCATCTTCCTTTCGGAATTGTCCAACTTCAGAAAATCAGGCTGA
- a CDS encoding cache domain-containing protein translates to MNAWRNPVIRFFFTCWKWCRLEKLSLVWQFSIPFVVLATLGTCFLLSIAIRAQDVLMSRYEERLLMDAYKVFNNHINQKGLWALSLAKTFAANEEARKCLKNGDRERLKKLFLPTYQDVAEKFSIAQFHFHTKDGKSFLRLQSPNIYGDDLISYRKMIQDVHRTKEGVAGVEKGVTGLSIRGVAPIMEEQELIGTVEIGFRLDSAFLVALKQNIFMEVTLLAISGTKETLGVPHFSFQPLATTLHPFFDPESPEYSQVYNDDIYLQRFAEDNGRYFRVLIAPFRDYKNNVIGIVEIAFDRSPQLARAKHYLLWMIFLGIVGVILSVFSIYVVSYSFTRPIVEMIEFAIKISSGRYSERLSIRPGGELGILADALNDMIISLDESRRKLEEYSQKLEEMVRIRTRALEESEEKYRTLVENVPLVVYRALPDGKIVFINHHIESLVGLPVDQVLADRNFYKEKVAPEDRHRVWPLMERCLKEGIAFSVEYRINNHLGKTLYVREQALPVVDENGEVEIIDGFIADVSDRYQLQQQMIRTEELKTLSEISARLAHEIRNPLAVAGGFTRRLLKDFPSGTEQSKKLEIVLSEIRRLEEILSKTMDYLKPFEISKKPVEVKKYLEQFFNNYKSLFDKKGIIWSLSIPDDLPVAIIDEELMEQGLRCIVATLVVYAANRASFSCVARKENQFLYLDFTVEPALISDDDMEHFFYPFTRHQEETEIMDLPIAKIVIHKHGGWVDISRTSEQAMKLTIVMPL, encoded by the coding sequence TTGAACGCCTGGCGCAATCCGGTTATCAGGTTTTTCTTTACATGTTGGAAATGGTGCCGGTTGGAAAAGCTTTCTCTCGTCTGGCAATTTAGTATTCCGTTTGTTGTGTTAGCAACTCTTGGTACCTGTTTTCTTCTGTCCATTGCTATTAGAGCTCAGGATGTTTTAATGAGCCGCTACGAAGAGCGGCTTCTTATGGATGCCTATAAAGTATTTAACAATCATATTAACCAGAAAGGTTTATGGGCTCTTAGTCTTGCCAAGACATTTGCAGCAAACGAAGAAGCCAGGAAATGCCTTAAAAATGGAGACCGTGAACGGCTCAAAAAACTGTTTCTTCCCACATATCAAGATGTTGCCGAAAAGTTTTCTATAGCCCAATTTCACTTCCACACTAAGGACGGAAAATCCTTTCTTAGACTTCAGTCTCCTAATATCTACGGTGACGATCTGATTTCCTACCGAAAAATGATCCAGGACGTGCATCGAACAAAAGAAGGGGTTGCTGGTGTTGAAAAAGGAGTAACTGGGCTTTCTATCCGAGGTGTCGCTCCCATAATGGAAGAACAGGAATTGATAGGAACAGTGGAAATTGGCTTCAGGCTGGATTCAGCTTTTCTTGTCGCCCTCAAACAAAACATTTTCATGGAAGTAACTTTGCTTGCTATTTCGGGAACAAAAGAAACACTCGGCGTTCCACATTTTTCCTTCCAGCCTCTTGCCACAACTTTACACCCTTTCTTTGATCCTGAATCTCCAGAATACAGTCAAGTTTACAATGATGATATATACTTGCAGCGCTTTGCGGAAGATAATGGACGTTATTTTAGAGTGCTAATTGCACCTTTTAGGGACTATAAAAATAATGTTATCGGAATAGTTGAAATCGCCTTTGACCGCTCACCGCAGCTTGCAAGAGCTAAACACTACCTTTTATGGATGATTTTTCTTGGGATCGTTGGTGTAATCCTTTCTGTATTCTCTATATATGTCGTTAGCTACTCATTTACTCGCCCTATCGTAGAAATGATAGAATTTGCGATAAAGATTTCTTCAGGTCGTTATTCGGAAAGGCTAAGCATTCGTCCCGGAGGGGAGTTGGGTATTCTTGCCGACGCTCTAAACGACATGATCATATCTCTTGATGAATCCCGGAGAAAACTTGAAGAATATTCCCAGAAACTTGAAGAAATGGTCAGAATTAGGACTAGAGCCCTTGAAGAATCGGAAGAGAAATACCGAACTCTCGTTGAAAATGTGCCTTTGGTGGTTTACCGTGCTCTTCCTGATGGAAAAATTGTGTTTATAAACCACCACATAGAATCTCTGGTTGGGCTTCCGGTGGATCAGGTGCTTGCAGATCGGAATTTTTACAAGGAAAAGGTAGCTCCCGAGGATAGACATAGAGTCTGGCCTCTTATGGAGCGATGCCTTAAAGAAGGCATAGCTTTTTCTGTGGAGTATCGTATTAACAACCATCTGGGTAAAACTCTCTATGTCAGGGAGCAGGCTCTGCCGGTTGTGGATGAAAACGGAGAGGTTGAAATCATCGATGGGTTTATTGCTGATGTGTCCGATCGTTACCAGCTTCAACAGCAAATGATACGAACCGAGGAATTGAAAACCCTGAGCGAGATTTCAGCACGACTTGCTCACGAGATTCGGAATCCTCTCGCTGTTGCGGGTGGCTTTACCAGAAGACTCCTTAAAGATTTTCCTTCTGGCACAGAACAGTCGAAAAAGCTGGAAATCGTTCTTTCGGAAATTCGCAGGCTTGAAGAGATACTTTCCAAAACAATGGATTATCTGAAACCTTTCGAAATTTCCAAAAAACCCGTGGAAGTTAAGAAATACCTTGAGCAATTCTTTAATAATTATAAAAGCCTTTTTGACAAAAAAGGAATAATTTGGAGTCTATCTATACCCGACGATCTGCCCGTTGCGATCATTGATGAAGAATTGATGGAACAGGGGCTTCGATGTATTGTAGCAACCCTTGTGGTTTATGCAGCAAACAGAGCAAGTTTTTCGTGCGTAGCAAGAAAGGAAAATCAATTTCTCTATCTGGATTTTACTGTTGAACCTGCCTTAATTTCTGATGACGACATGGAACATTTCTTTTATCCTTTCACCAGGCATCAAGAAGAAACCGAGATTATGGATTTGCCCATTGCAAAAATCGTGATTCATAAGCATGGGGGCTGGGTTGATATTTCCAGAACCAGCGAACAAGCAATGAAGCTTACAATCGTTATGCCTTTGTAG